Genomic DNA from Pirellulales bacterium:
GGCAGCCAGGCCGAATGTCGCTCCGCCATCCAGGGCCGTTCGCTGCAAAATCAATTGCACGAGAAACGCGCCAACCGAAAGCTGCGTCAGCACGAGCATCACGATCAATGGCCAGTGCGCATGCTCCGGGCGGACCGAATGGTAGTCGGCCGGCAGCATGTTCCGCGGCAAGACTTGCCGTGTCTTGTAGTTCGTCGTCGGCAGCGTGCGATGCGGGTCCGGCGCGCCGGGCAAGAATTGTTTCGCCTCGCAGTCTTCCAGCACCTGCTCTTTCCGCACGATACGGATGCGAATCGCCTGGTGCGGACAAGCCTGCACGCAAGCCGGCGGTTCGCCCGCCGCCAGGCGATCGCTGCACATGTCGCACTTGCGGACGATCCCCTTTTTGCGATTGTATTTCGGCACATCGTATGGACAGGCGAAGATGCAATACTGGCAGCCGATGCACTGGTCATCGAGATGCCGGACGATCCCCGTCCGCGGGTCTTTTTCGTAGGCCCGCACTGGGCAGCAGGTCAAGCACGCCGGTTCGAGACAGTGATGGCAGGCCGCCGTGACATATTGCAATGCCGGCAAATCGGTCGTCCCGCCGATCAGCAGACCGACATCGCGCCAAGCCTCGTTCTCATCCAGCCCGTTCAACGAATGACAGGCCGAGACGCAAGCCTTGCAGCCCGAACACGCATCAAGATCGACCTCGAAGGCATATTGCTCGCCCTCGGCAGGAGGGCTGGCTGGCAGCAACTTCTCATACCGTCGCGAGCGGAGCGACAATTCATCCAAAGCCTGGGCCTCGGAAAACTCCTCCACCGCCGTCATTTCCTGCTGCCGGCCCAAATACCAATCGACCAGCGAGAACTGGTCGACCGATGGGGGCGACGAAACTTCATCGCTCAGCGGAATCTCGATAACGGGCATCGGCCGGGAATCTGGCAAGTGAGAAGTGGAGAACCCAATTCGCCGCAACGGATGCGCCCGTGCAGAAGAGCGCTCCCTCGCTCTCGAACCACAGAGGCGAATCCGCCCGAGGCGAACCGTGACGTGGGCGATAGGTAGCAGGCACACTCCGTGCGACGTCCGCCAACGGCAGGCAGATTTAGCGAACCGCACGGACGGCACGCGGAGCGTGCCTGCTACGTTAGCGCGAGAAAGTGCGAGGCGGAGGTCGGCCCTTCGAGCCGTATGCAAGATAGGAAGCACGTCGAAGACGGGGCTTCCTGCAAGCGAACCTCGATCGGCAATCACGCCGACGCGCGAAAAGGCGAAGCATTACGTCACCTGGTGAGAAACATTGCCAAGTGGATGCCCGAGCATGCTCCGCCGGGAACTCGGGCACCAAACCAAACGTCCTGAGCAGAAGGTCGCTAGCAGCCAATTGCAACCGATGTGCCAGCCAGCGCGTGCGACGCGCAAACATCGCGGGCCGATTTCCGTAACTAGCGCCGCGCCGATGGCTTGCGCAAACGCGGCTGAATCGCGATTCGCCGTCACGTTTCCGGCCAATCAGTTCGTTGCCCACTCGCGCCGCGACCGCCGCCCGCGAGGCAGGCACGGTCCGTCACGATGTCGGAACCCCGAGGTCGACGGATTCCGAAACTCAGTTCTCGATCCTTGCCCCCCTCCGTGGAGCCGGTTTAGGATGGACCGATCGGTCGCGCCGTTCTAATGCGAGCGTTCGATAGCCCGCCGGGGAGAGTTTCCATGTCGAGAAGAAGTCGGATCGCCGCCGTTGAATTCGGTAGGTTGTTGGCTGAGCTACGAAGATCTGCCGGCGCGGTTGGCCGCTTGACGATGGC
This window encodes:
- a CDS encoding DmsC/YnfH family molybdoenzyme membrane anchor subunit, coding for MPVIEIPLSDEVSSPPSVDQFSLVDWYLGRQQEMTAVEEFSEAQALDELSLRSRRYEKLLPASPPAEGEQYAFEVDLDACSGCKACVSACHSLNGLDENEAWRDVGLLIGGTTDLPALQYVTAACHHCLEPACLTCCPVRAYEKDPRTGIVRHLDDQCIGCQYCIFACPYDVPKYNRKKGIVRKCDMCSDRLAAGEPPACVQACPHQAIRIRIVRKEQVLEDCEAKQFLPGAPDPHRTLPTTNYKTRQVLPRNMLPADYHSVRPEHAHWPLIVMLVLTQLSVGAFLVQLILQRTALDGGATFGLAAQALAALGFGLLALGASVLHLGRPQYAFRAVLGLTTSWLSREILCFGLFAAAAALYSACVWRIGPTPEGIRGPVAALADTVVFFGFAGVLSSVMVYQCTGRSLWNGWNTAVRFLTTMALLGLAVTLVIALATVGFDSVAGRGILAGYGGSCLAGLIGIAAAKLLFEFAEFRHLWRKQNTGLKRSATLLAGELAAVTKARFICGIVGGMVLPLALVSLGRQTARSSGPDVLMALETGSMFAVLLAGELCERYLFFAAVVPPKMPGGPSS